A genomic region of Chelmon rostratus isolate fCheRos1 chromosome 8, fCheRos1.pri, whole genome shotgun sequence contains the following coding sequences:
- the cep192 gene encoding centrosomal protein of 192 kDa isoform X3 yields MADSFYKLEDEAFPSFLCKSLDSTSGRATLGNVTLGSGPGLPVAASTVAKIRPGSDNREAPAEASYLGGKELQQANSQSSVGEQQKFALSFKDDLDNADDFIAAHRLSDMLVKINLDESASRNQGSVLGLPLTQMGSVHGRPTELGTELSTGLLTFAQFGHKDITDAKVQSLPAAAEEDSVQSEGVDSDQFSGSNSSFLANEKLMSVESMNSDITDDDIDSNNLPDDELELYFNKLVPPAMQRGRVEGQEIPATGLPGAADDMSNRSSTEPEHNRHHFYDGYDQQDFQMPEVRLAATGMDSCPASDEDTEDELESARRNTNATRTRLLPSTSRQLVGESNRPSFRPGLEGGSSDDEASSGRGGPSLSGIEHRRSAEGQVINPPVTGDGGGGDGSSGSEESGNDGGVSTIPLPNANIQTTYDVLRGLGIVGSSAVGEDEDGDLNNLPGLGRNSLSRHTEMGDRVGPVGTGETSSSLGPSAGSQKLSPVNWSMVMDRQEALDAMESTESGPTVDRLLDSVYLRSGAGLRRPQNSANLNVSHLDGTQGSFHLSQVMLPECDEDDDVGGGGYDDDDDDEGTDEPDGARPSLGLRGGPCGDVTGAEASGGTSEDDNSPLSTSLEPKYFSQSFHQEQEDSDDGWNHCPDNMELEFQQGASATRGVVYQNEEGQWVTDLAYYSSFEKEVDGKTTENVDQFQTEDFIPSSNAMEMIVKDQEEFEKEHRFMQEEKIEPASSNSTFHSGSSWKVPTSSHILMRASQVSSDVQQGDQSYLRLSLGQFFGQRSEALGCLGSTDDADWVKRPSFGYIITSPEKREPFALIHPAELSNRDSSPHNDTMELSEADRTLNPEDLDKTLEAPGERMSPKGDTDPELCKQEDHAVRAALPDHSEGSGSGSESSLGNQSCVSPDNNSSHLMLSISTIASAIADASISTDPSQLAAMIMELSKRSRVRNQPDSARPVVPADDCAEGLHSFEHILPEPYQSALLDTLQRSTCVGELSAFDMEKYMKKTDVSDSSDASVAHTTFNLTDWADNLCSSQKNQQAQCPEEELPSSSAQRVDTETQQKSTSTTAEEKDRRGETALNTNSSAVSLSNALSQGPGHKCDSKRSSIPRPRLSFSSARRSMGSEQSSTLKPPADKMAAYDNSASSATKTYGSSGRDLTENGVKPEELNPQASDTIRTSLETSQKSEKNAAVSPGLPRTPPGLRTGQSCLPCFKGYSPPPQRVRSAGQQQQQQQQQQQQQDRSSNSPEKKPPPRDIMAASLSCSSVEKHAGFSQPPQDPTSELLKGFSGPFVEETQCNFRPSTSPLTHSSPSQTSIPDGLADKRPGLDHSPQSTCSSPSLSRLTYISVNDGTVIPTPERQKNNCTVALSTTIIRFSPTPPVEPDAHSNLDILGLPKSLDQVQPQHSKSLDPLPTQECKSLEPSCGGSALSCTRSQSACNYHCPGDRTGDLSAGCGNHKQLSVSNVKQLTKVDSGYCSNMNIQQASSTIAPQSSQQWGAASSVSSSVYTGDLGMPASYSSEGLHYVPIPSFKPQCAGLIDLPHQGDMQSLLAGRSLLHSQLAQQYLGPQAPLHPGAYHVGATGNGLFSVSSTGIPKSDLTVRHVHPTSGPLGIPGAAGSHYLPGPHQSQQDMGMMGKPYSQYGAESLVAGGLEELRGQVVVPEELRFPHACCVGIASQTSLSLFNPSERWQQVSITVTSLAIDGEKVNSLPYQWLVVKNKTIIGPKTTEEQKVLFIPPQAGVYQCVLSVCSWPASAETEVAARANIFAKRVVLLAIAENPALEVEVSKSGCLDFGDLPGGSAKSIPLKLLNRTHATVPIRLVISANASAWRCFTFSKHPVTMTSEATQQAGHMTPVSSPSVMNHVMHASHDENPQTFIVWVHFKAPQKYTVSSGELGLADEYSARVDIEVDSPGPNHVIRSIPLRARSGTARVHAPKDLQTVSLSAPLGKSCQQMLPLKNAGNIDVQLKLKHIDTEDSFSVTPDELPLRVGEEQGIVVSFKAQGSRKYQESLLTILVLPSGPQYEVTLKGEVVPEDSGKSAIPSAAVFVPGVASDVPPILSNKQFVAWGGVTLGRAVQQKLVLRNNSMNTTQQLRLLIRGQDQDCFQLQSMFSPEERLTRHGELSIRPREDVTVHLLFAPTRVACMLAKLEIKQSGVRPSQPGVKFTIPLSGYGGTSNIILEDQRKQADGYVATMTDIAVGRISKVCLCVRNTGSRAAFIKAMAFSDVQTRSVMEPSVISLAPSQFVLKERTQEVITVLVKSTQREQNLSQSANALLATVCLFCGDEVSRQQYRRLLQSKPQAARKALSENSLLKNIDFNEKFLGEESITETYDLPQRPNEAHIFYGNMSKIVVSLLGSTKSTDCEQSDHTELLPSARQSSETDSGLPNGNVSLDVLPVKGPQGPALRVTEPSLKAAESLHRQSESWTVHPEQLVLAAPTINGAAITSQVQVRNNTSRELSFDLSWPAHCLTITPQHGVIEPQCHLQILISPNPSLATKPALLPWSGQIYVQCDGQQKFIKVQIRRDLALDVSAAPADTTLSALPPQAATPVLPVARLTAKTSLPPQTPQAPQALVEISNKTVIFPSTPSGDTSEAQLEVQNGEVEVRWYLSSFAPPYVKGVDNTGDVYRATYTAFRCSRVSGTLGAHEKIQVPITFLPRDRGDYAQFWDLECHPVFELQQKTRIRFQLCGTGLKSGPVEGPQEGDCSLVKTEATVKTRKRADASAGKTSQEEAVRRGVYSPQDLYTFPATRVGESSTLKVNIRNNSSDTHELKFVNPREPFHIKHSKYSLRSQHYLKLPVQFKPSTAGRHAGLLLIQSETSGSLVIQLTGEALP; encoded by the exons ATGGCAGACAGTTTTTACAAGCTGGAGGATGAAGCCTTTCCCAGTTTCCTCTGCAAGTCTCTGGACAGCACCAGTGGCCGCGCCACACTGGGGAATGTGACATTAGGTTCAGGCCCAGGACTTCCAGTGGCTGCCTCGACAGTGGCTAAAATTAGACCAGGGTCTGACAACAG AGAAGCTCCTGCTGAAGCATCATACTTGGGGggcaaagagctgcagcaggccaACTCACAGTCATCTGTTGGAGAACAGCAGAAGTTTGCCCTCAGCTTCAAAGATGACTT GGACAATGCAGATGACTTCATTGCAGCCCATCGTCTTTCAGACATGCTAGTGAAGATAAATTTGGATGAGAGTGCATCCAGAAACCAAGGGTCCGTGTTGGGGCTTCCTCTCACACAGATGGGCTCAGTCCATGGCCGACCCACAGAGCTTGGAACAG AGCTGTCAACAGGACTTCTGACATTTGCCCAGTTTGGACATAAAGATATTACAGATGCAAAG GTTCAGTCCTTaccagctgcagctgaggaggacaGTGTGCAGAGTGAGGGAGTGGACAGTGACCAATTCAGTGGCAGTAACTCAAGCTTCCTGGCAAATGAGAAGCTCATGTCTGTGGAGAGCATGAACAGCGATATCACAG ATGATGACATTGATTCAAACAACCTGCCTGATGACGAGCTGGAGCTGTATTTCAATAAGCTGGTGCCTCCTGccatgcagagaggcagagtggagGGCCAGGAGATTCCTGCAACA GGACTCCCAGGTGCTGCTGATGACATGTCGAACCGAAGTTCTACTGAACCAGAACATAATCGACACCACTTCTATGATGGTTATGATCAG cAGGACTTCCAGATGCCAGAGGTGCGTCTGGCTGCTACAGGAATGGACTCCTGTCCTGCCAGTGATGAGGACACTGAGGATGAGCTGGAGTCTGCCAGAAGGAACACTAATGCTACCAGGACACGGCTGCTGCCCAGCACCTCCAGACAACTG GTTGGAGAGAGCAATCGTCCCAGTTTCAGGCCGGGCTTAGAGGGAGGCAGTTCTGATGACGAAGCTTCCAGCGGCCGCGGTGGTCCATCTCTTTCCGGGATTGAACACAGACGGTCTGCTGAGGGACAAGTCATCAACCCTCCAGTCACAG gtgatggaggaggtggggatgGGAGCAGTGGGAGTGAGGAAAGCGGAAATGACGGTGGAGTTTCAACCATCCCTCTCCCAAATGCTAACATCCAGACCACCTATGATGTCCTGCGTGGGTTGGGGATTGTTGGTAGCAGTGCTGTTGGTGAAGATGAGGATGGCGATCTGAATAATCTCCCAGGCCTTGGAAGGAACAGTCTTTCCAGACATACTGAG ATGGGTGACCGTGTGGGTCCTGTTGGAACAGGAGAGACCAGCTCCTCTTTGGGACCATCAGCGGGATCTCAGAAGCTTTCTCCTGTCAACTGGAGCATGGTCATGGACCGACAGGAGGCATTG GATGCCATGGAGAGCACAGAGTCTGGGCCCACTGTTGACAGACTGTTGGACTCTGTTTACCTGAGGAGTGGAGCTGGACTCAGAAGACCTCAGAACTCGGCAAACCTAAATGTCTCCCACCTTGATGGCACTCAGGGGAGCTTCCACCTCTCCCAG GTTATGCTCCCAGAGTGTGACGAAGATGATgatgttggtggtggtggttatgatgatgatgatgatgatgaaggaacAGATGAGCCTGATGGTGCCAGGCCTTCCTTGGGCTTGAGGGGTGGGCCTTGTGGTGATGTGACTGGTGCAGAGGCTTCAGGCGGTACCAGTGAAGATGACAACAGtcccctctccacctcccttgAACCCAAGTATTTCTCCCAGAGCTTCCACCAGGAGCAAGAGGATTCAGATGATGGGTGGAACCACTGCCCAGACAACATGGAGCTGGAATTTCAACAAG GTGCCAGTGCCACTCGTGGTGTGGTGTACCAGAATGAAGAAGGGCAGTGGGTGACAGATCTGGCATATTACTCCTCCTTTGAGAAAGAGGTTGATGGGAAGACAACAGAGAATGTTGACCAGTTTCAGACTGAAGACTTTATTCCTTCCA GTAATGCTATGGAAATGATAGTTAAGGATCAAGAGGAATTTGAGAAAGAGCACAGATTCATGCAG GAGGAGAAGATTGAACcagccagcagcaacagcaccTTTCACAGTGGCTCATCTTGGAAGGTCCCCACCAGCAGCCACATCCTGATGAGGGCCTCTCAGGTCTCCTCAGATGTTCAGCAGGGAGACCAAAGTTACCTGCGACTGTCTTTGGGGCAGTTTTTTGGACAACGCTCTGAAGCCCTTGGCTGTCTTGGCAGCACTGATGATGCCGATTGGGTTAAACGG CCATCCTTTGGCTACATCATCACATCTCCAGAGAAGAGGGAACCATTTGCCCTAATTCACCCTGCAGAGTTGTCAAATAGAGACAGCTCTCCTCATAATGATACCATGGAACTCAGTGAAGCAGACAGAACTCTGAACCCAG AGGACCTGGACAAAACTCTTGAAGCACCAGGTGAAAGGATGTCTCCGAAAGGTGATACTGATCCAGAACTGTGTAAACAGGAG GACCACGCTGTTAGAGCTGCACTGCCTGACCACAGTGAGGGCTCTGGCTCTGGCTCTGAGTCAAGCTTGGGTAACCAAAGCTGTGTGTCCCCTGACAATAACAGCAGCCATCTGATGCTGAGTATCAGCACAATTGCCTCAGCCATTGCTGATGCATCCATCAGTACTGACCCATCGCAGCTGGCTGCCATGATCATGGAGCTGTCCAAGAGGAGTAGGGTGAGGAATCAGCCTGATTCTGCAAGACCTGTTGTACCTGCTGATGACTGTGCAGAAGGACTACACTCTTTTGAACAT ATCCTCCCTGAGCCATACCAGAGTGCCTTGTTGGACACACTACAGAGAAGCACCTGTGTTGGAGAGCTGAGTGCCTTCGATATggagaaatacatgaaaaagaCTGATGTGTCAGACAGCAGTGATGCCTCTGTGGCACACACTACTTTTAACCTGACAGACTGGGCTGAcaacctctgcagctctcaaAAGAACCAACAGGCACAGTGCCCTGAGGAAGAGCTCCCCTCTTCCTCAGCTCAGCGAGTGGATACTGAAACTCAACAGAAGTCCACAAGTACAACAGCtgaggagaaagacaggagaggagagacagcatTAAACACGAACTCATCTGCAGTTTCCCTTTCAAATGCATTATCTCAAGGTCCAGGTCATAAATGTGACTCAAAAAGAAGCTCTATTCCTCGTCCTCGTCTATCTTTCAGCTCTGCCAGAAGATCTATGGGCTCAGAGCAATCTTCCACTCTCAAGCCCCCTGCAGACAAAATGGCAGCATATGATAACTCTGCTTCGTCTGCCACCAAGACCTATGGTTCCTCAGGCAGGGACCTCACAGAAAATGGAGTGAAGCCAGAAGAACTGAACCCTCAAGCATCCGACACTATTAGGACTTCCTTAGAAACATCACAAAAGAGTGAGAAAAATGCTGCTGTCTCACCTGGCCTGCCAAGAACTCCACCAGGCTTGAGGACAGGACAGTCTTGCTTGCCTTGCTTTAAAGGTTactctcctccaccacagagGGTGAGGAGtgcaggccagcagcagcagcagcagcagcagcagcagcagcagcaggacagatcCAGTAATTCTCCAGAGAAGAAACCACCTCCCAGGGATATCATGGCTGCTTCACTGTcttgcagctctgtggagaAACATGCTGGCTTCTCCCAGCCACCGCAAGACCCTACATCTG AACTGCTAAAGGGTTTTTCTGGGCCCTTTGTGGAGGAGACACAGTGTAACTTCAGACCGTCTACTTCTCCGCTTACTCACTCCTCTCCAAGTCAGACCTCCATTCCAGATGG TCTGGCAGACAAGCGTCCAGGTCTTGACCACTCTCCTCAGTCTACTTGCTCCAGCCCTAGTCTCAGCAGGCTTACATACATCTCAGTGAATGATGGCACTGTCATACCTACACCTGAAAGGCAAAAG AATAACTGTACTGTGGCGCTGAGCACCACCATCATCAGATTTAGTCCAACCCCACCGGTGGAACCAGATGCACATTCTAACCTCGATATTCTTGGCTTGCCTAAGAGTCTGGACCAGGTGCAACCACAGCACTCTAAAAGTCTGGACCCACTACCAACACAGGAGTGTAAAAGCCTGGAGCCCTCATGTGGTGGTTCTGCTTTGAGCTGTACTCGCAGCCAGAGTGCATGTAACTACCACTGCCCTGGGGACAGAACTGGTGATCTTTCAGCAGGTTGTGGGAATCACAAGCAGCTCTCTGTCTCCAATGTAAAACAGCTCACTAAAGTTGACTCAGGCTATTGCAGTAATATGAACATTCAGCAAGCTAGCAGCACAATAGCTCCTCAGAGCTCTCAGCAGTGGGGAGCTGCTAGCTCAGTGTCGTCGTCGGTGTATACTGGTGACCTTGGCATGCCTGCATCCTACTCGTCAGAGGGACTTCACTATGTGCCTATCCCTAGCTTTAAGCCCCAGTGTGCTGGCTTGATTGATCTTCCCCACCAAGGAGATATGCAATCCCTTCTTGCTGGACGCTCTCTCTTACACTCCCAGCTGGCTCAGCAGTATTTGGGACCTCAAGCTCCGTTACACCCTGGTGCTTATCATGTGGGAGCAACAGGAAATGGTCTCTTCAGCGTATCCTCTACAg GCATACCCAAGAGCGATCTAACAGTGAGACATGTCCATCCCACATCAGGTCCTCTGGGAATTCCTGGGGCTGCTGGGTCACATTACCTCCCTGGACCCCATCAGAGCCAGCAGGACATGGGAATGATGGGGAAACCGTACAGTCAATATGGTGCAGAGTCACTGGTGGCAGGTGGTCTTGAGGAACTCAGAG GCCAAGTGGTGGTGCCAGAGGAACTGCGGTTCCCTCATGCCTGCTGTGTAGGCATCGCCTCACAGACCTCCCTCAGCCTCTTCAACCCCTCTGAGAGATGGCAGCAAGTCTCAATCACTGTCACCAGCCTGGCCATTGATGGAGAGAAG GTGAATAGCTTGCCGTACCAGTGGCTTGTAGTGAAGAACAAGACCATCATTGGCCCTAAGACTACAGAGGAACAGAAGGTGTTGTTCATTCCTCCACAAGCTGGTGTCTACCAGTGTGTCCTCAGTGTTTGCTCCTGGCCTGCATCCGCTGAGACCGAAGTTGCTGCCAGGGCCAATATCTTTGCTAAAAGGGTGGTGCTGCTTGCCATTGCAGAGAATCCTGCACTAGAA GTTGAAGTAAGCAAATCTGGCTGTCTGGATTTTGGAGACCTTCCAGGAGGCAGTGCCAAATCCATTCCTCTCAAACTGCTCAACAGGACTCATGCTACAGTGCCCATCCGTCTGGTCATCAGTGCA AATGCTTCAGCCTGGCGATGCTTCACCTTTTCCAAGCACCCTGTTACCATGACATCTGAGGCAACACAGCAGGCTGGACACATGACCCCAGTGTCCTCACCATCGGTGATGAATCACGTGATGCATGCCAGTCACGATGAG aatCCACAGACCTTCATCGTCTGGGTTCACTTCAAAGCCCCTCAGAAGTACACAGTTTCTTCAG GAGAGCTTGGTCTGGCGGATGAGTACAGTGCTCGAGTGGACATTGAAGTGGACTCTCCTGGTCCAAATCATGTGATCAGGAGTATTCCCCTCAGGGCCAGGTCTGGAACTGCAAGGGTCCATGCTCCTAAAGATCTGCAG actgtcagcctgtctgctcCGCTGGGTAAATCCTGTCAACAGATGCTGCCATTAAAGAATGCAGGAAACATTGACGTTCAACTGAAACTCAAG CACATTGATACTGAGGACAGTTTCTCTGTGACACCTGATGAACTACCCCTGAGAGTGGGAGAGGAGCAAGGTATCGTGGTTTCCTTCAAAGCACAGGGCAGCAGAAAATATCAAGAAAG CCTTCTCACCATCTTGGTGCTGCCATCAGGCCCTCAGTATGAGGTAACCCTGAAAGGAGAAGTTGTCCCAGAGGACTCTGGGAAATCTGCCATTCCGTCCGctgctgtctttgttcctgGTGTGGCCAGTGATGTTCCACCAATTCTCTCTAATAAACAGTTCGTGGCCTGGGGAGGGGTTACTCTGGGGCGAGCTGT ccaACAGAAGCTGGTTCTCAGGAACAACTCGATGAACACCACACAGCAGCTACGGTTGCTTATTCGTGGTCAAGACCAAGACTGTTTTCAG ctCCAGAGTATGTTCAGTCCTGAGGAGCGTCTGACCCGACATGGAGAGCTGTCCATCCGTCCCAGAGAGGACGTAACCGTCCATCTGCTCTTTGCTCCCACCAGGGTGGCCTGCATGTTGGCCAAGCTGGAGATCAAACAGTCTGGAGTCCGGCCATCACAGCCAGGGGTCAAATTCACT ATTCCACTGTCAGGCTATGGTGGGACCAGCAACATAATCCTAGAGGACCAGAGGAAACAGGCGGACGGCTATGTGGCGACAATGACTGACATCGCTGTTGGTCGCATCAGCAAAGTCTGTCTTTGCGTGAGGAACACAGGCTCCAGAGCAGCTTTTATCAAAGCCATGGCCTTCTCTGATGTGCAGACAAGATCAGTTATGGAACCCTCTGTCATCAGCCTCGCCCCATCGCAGTTTGTTCTGAAGGAACGGACACAAGAG GTGATCACTGTGCTAGTGAAGTCCACCCAAAGAGAACAGAACCTAAGTCAGTCTGCCAATGCACTGCTGGCTAccgtctgtctgttttgtgGAGATGAGGTCTCCAGGCAGCAGTATAGGAG ATTACTTCAGAGCAAACCACAGGCTGCACGGAAGGCTCTGTCTGAGAACAGTCTGCTGAAAAACATCGACTTTAATGAGAAGTTCCTGGGAGAAGAAAGTATTACAGAGA CCTATGACCTGCCCCAACGGCCCAACGAAGCTCACATCTTCTATGGAAACATGAGTAAGATAGTGGTGTCATTGCTGGGAAGTACAAAAAGCACCGACTGTGAGCAGAGCGaccacactgagctgctgccctctgctAGACAAagttcagagacagacag TGGTTTGCCAAATGGCAATGTGTCTCTGGATGTGCTGCCAGTGAAAGGTCCCCAAGGTCCAGCACTGAGAGTGACAGAGCCGTCCTTAAAG GCCGCAGAATCATTACACAGGCAGTCTGAGTCCTGGACCGTCCATCCAGAACAACTTGTCCTCGCAGCTCCCACCATCA atgGTGCAGCCATCACCAGTCAGGTTCAGGTTCGGAACAATACATCCAGAGAGCTGAGCTTTGATTTGTCCTGGCCTGCTCACTGTCTTACCATCACCCCTCAGCATGGAGTTATTGAGCCTCA GTGTCACCTGCAGATTTTGATCAGTCCCAACCCTTCACTAGCAACTAAACCTGCCCTGCTGCCATGGAGTGGACAGATTTATGTCCAGTGTGATGGTCAACAGAAG TTCATTAAGGTCCAGATACGTCGTGACCTGGCTCTGGATGTGTCCGCGGCCCCAGCAGACACGACTCTGTCAGCCCTACCTCCTCAGGCTGCCACCCCAGTGTTGCCTGTAGCCAGGCTCACCGCCAAAACCTCGCTACCCCCGCAGACCCCACAGGCACCTCAAGCCCTGGTGGAGATCAGCAACAAGACCGTCATCTTCCCCAGCACTCCCTCAGGGGATACATCAG AGGCCCAGCTGGAGGTGCAGAATGGGGAAGTGGAAGTGAGGTGGTACCTGTCATCATTTGCTCCTCCATATGTTAAg ggAGTTGACAACACTGGAGATGTTTACAGGGCCACTTACACTGCCTTCAGATGCTCCAGGGTCTCAGGCACACTGGGAGCCCATGAGAAGATTCAG GTGCCTATTACTTTCCTGCCCAGGGACAGAGGGGACTATGCCCAGTTCTGGGACTTGGAGTGCCACCctgtgtttgagctgcagcagaagacaAGAATCCGCTTCCAACTCTGTGGCACC GGATTAAAGTCTGGACCAGTAGAAGGACCACAGGAAGGAGACTGCTCTCTGGTGAAGACTGAGGCTACAGTCAAGACCAGGAAGAGAGCTGATGCCTCGGCAGGCAAAACCAG CCAGGAGGAGGCTGTACGGAGGGGTGTGTATTCTCCACAGGATCTCTACACCTTCCCAGCTACACGGGTGGGTGAGTCCAGCACTCTGAAGGTCAACATCCGCAACAACTCGTCCGACACGCATGAG CTGAAATTTGTAAACCCTAGGGAGCCCTTCCACATCAAGCATTCCAAATATTCCCTGAG ATCACAGCACTATCTGAAGCTACCCGTCCAGTTCAAGCCCAGTACTGCAGGCAGACACGCTGGCTTGCTGCTCATCCAGTCAGAAACAAGTGGAAGTCTTGTTATTCAGCTGACCGGTGAGGCATTGCCTTGA